From Triticum aestivum cultivar Chinese Spring chromosome 4A, IWGSC CS RefSeq v2.1, whole genome shotgun sequence, a single genomic window includes:
- the LOC123088448 gene encoding uncharacterized protein isoform X2, which yields MRMCPLPAAAILAPLRTSAPVLLDTTTAMESAGTSSRRHRCAGGIFLPHVHPVLLMNPLNIPSSGRHFYLAVDRLQFKMRTLLELLGVVSDRHGSVPIAICVSSRDELDAVCAAVANLPFVSLSPLYSDQDEAERASVLEKSRRAAIQRNQIEDTSIGESPKPERVVLKLNITVVTDACLPSAAMGEAPLMSRVLINYELPTKKMES from the exons ATGCGCATGTGCCCTTTGCCAGCCGCGGCCATCCTTGCGCCACTGAGGACGTCGGCGCCAGTGCTCTTAGACACGACGACCGCCATGGAATCGGCGGGGACGTCATCCAGGCGACATCGATGCGCCGGTGGGATCTTCCTGCCACATGTGCATCCCGTCCTGCTTATGAACCCTCTTAACATCCCCAGCTCCGGGCGCCATTTCTACCTCGCCGTTGACCGCCTCCAGTTCAAGATG AGGACACTACTGGAGCTCCTAGGTGTTGTCTCTGATCGCCACGGCTCGGTACCCATTGCCATATGTGTTTCATCCCGGGATGAGCTAGATGCTGTCTGTGCTGCTGTTGCCAACCTCCCCTTCGTGTCCTTGTCACCGCTG TACAGCGATCAAGATGAAGCTGAGCGTGCATCTGTTCTTGAGAAATCCCGTCGGGCAGCAATACAGCGAAATCAGATTGAAGATACTTCTATTGGCGAAAGTCCCAAGCCTGAAAGGGTGGTCTTGAAGCTAAATATTACAGTTGTAACAGATGCTTGCTTGCCTTCGGCGGCGATGGGAGAGGCTCCCCTTATGTCTCGTGTACTGATAAACTATGAATTGCCTACAAAGAAG ATGGAATCGTGA
- the LOC123088448 gene encoding uncharacterized protein isoform X1: MRMCPLPAAAILAPLRTSAPVLLDTTTAMESAGTSSRRHRCAGGIFLPHVHPVLLMNPLNIPSSGRHFYLAVDRLQFKMRTLLELLGVVSDRHGSVPIAICVSSRDELDAVCAAVANLPFVSLSPLYSDQDEAERASVLEKSRRAAIQRNQIEDTSIGESPKPERVVLKLNITVVTDACLPSAAMGEAPLMSRVLINYELPTKKVSSPNFP, from the exons ATGCGCATGTGCCCTTTGCCAGCCGCGGCCATCCTTGCGCCACTGAGGACGTCGGCGCCAGTGCTCTTAGACACGACGACCGCCATGGAATCGGCGGGGACGTCATCCAGGCGACATCGATGCGCCGGTGGGATCTTCCTGCCACATGTGCATCCCGTCCTGCTTATGAACCCTCTTAACATCCCCAGCTCCGGGCGCCATTTCTACCTCGCCGTTGACCGCCTCCAGTTCAAGATG AGGACACTACTGGAGCTCCTAGGTGTTGTCTCTGATCGCCACGGCTCGGTACCCATTGCCATATGTGTTTCATCCCGGGATGAGCTAGATGCTGTCTGTGCTGCTGTTGCCAACCTCCCCTTCGTGTCCTTGTCACCGCTG TACAGCGATCAAGATGAAGCTGAGCGTGCATCTGTTCTTGAGAAATCCCGTCGGGCAGCAATACAGCGAAATCAGATTGAAGATACTTCTATTGGCGAAAGTCCCAAGCCTGAAAGGGTGGTCTTGAAGCTAAATATTACAGTTGTAACAGATGCTTGCTTGCCTTCGGCGGCGATGGGAGAGGCTCCCCTTATGTCTCGTGTACTGATAAACTATGAATTGCCTACAAAGAAGGTGAGCAGTCCTAATTTTCCATGA